A genomic window from Chanodichthys erythropterus isolate Z2021 chromosome 1, ASM2448905v1, whole genome shotgun sequence includes:
- the anxa6 gene encoding annexin A6 isoform X1: MGKGFRGIIVDHPDFDAGSDAEALYDAMKGIGSDKDAILDLITLRSNAQRQEIRSAYKSQYGKDLIDDLKYELTGKFERLIVGLMRPPAYHDAKEIKDAIKGAGTDEKCLIEILASRTNEQIHDLVAAYKDAYGRDLEEDVIGDTSGHFKKMLVVLLQGTREEDDVVSEDLVEQDAQDLYDAGEAQWGTDEAKFIMLLGNRSVTHLQLVFDEYQKIAEKSIEDSIKSELSGDFERLMLAVVQCIRSKPMFFARRLYKSMKGLGTADNTLIRIMVSRAEIDMLDIRECFRLRYEKSLYNMIQDDTSGEYKRTLLRLCGGDDDMAGEFFPEAAQIAYKMWEISATTKIQLRGTVRPYQNFDPASDAQALRKAMKGFGTDEDTIIDIVANRSNEQRQEIRQTFKSLLGRDLMADLKSELSKNLQRLILGLMMTPAEFDAKMMKKAMEGAGTDEHALIEILVTRGNQEIQEMCSAYQSAFKKSLEDAIASDTSGHFKRILIALAQGAREDGPVDMARALEDAQELAEACNADSGDMEDKFMSILCTRSFPHLRKVFQEFVRCSNKDIEQIIKKEMSGDVKNAMFAIVRSVKNQPSYFADRLYKAMKGLGTDDRALIRIMVSRSEIDLFNIRKEFKDTHEASLHEFIQVEAFVGDTSGDYRKTLLILCGGED; the protein is encoded by the exons ATGGGCAAA gGATTCAGAGGTATAATTGTAGATCACCCTGACTTTGATGCAGGCAGTGATGCAGAGGCCCTCTATGATGCCATGAAAGGCATTG GAAGTGACAAGGATGCCATCTTAGACCTGATTACCTTACGAAGCAATGCTCAGAGGCAGGAGATCCGCTCTGCCTACAAATCACAATATGGGAAG GATTTAATTGATGATCTGAAATACGAGCTGACTGGGAAGTTTGAACGTCTGATCGTGGGTTTGATGAGACCTCCTGCTTATCATGATGCCAAAGAAATCAAGGATGCCATTAAG GGAGCAGGAAcagatgagaaatgtttgattGAAATTCTCGCTTCACGAACTAATGAGCAGATTCATGATCTGGTGGCAGCATACAAAGAtg CGTATGGCAGAGACCTTGAAGAGGACGTTATAGGGGACACATCTGGACATTTTAAGAAGATGCTGGTTGTTTTGCTTCAG GGGACCAGAGAGGAAGATGATGTTGTTAGTGAAGACCTCGTGGAGCAAGATGCTCAA GACCTGTATGACGCAGGAGAGGCACAGTGGGGCACAGACGAGGCCAAATTCATCATGCTTCTGGGAAACCGTAGTGTGACCCATTTGCAGTTGG TATTTGATGAATACCAGAAAATTGCTGAGAAATCCATTGAAGACAGTATTAAGAGTGAGCTCTCCGGAGACTTCGAAAGACTGATGCTGGCTGTTG TTCAGTGCATCAGGAGTAAGCCCATGTTCTTCGCCAGACGCCTTTACAAATCCATGAAG GGTCTGGGCACAGCTGATAACACTCTGATTCGCATTATGGTCTCTCGCGCTGAGATTGACATGCTGGACATCAGAGAGTGCTTCAGACTGCGCTATGAGAAGTCTCTGTACAACATGATTCAG GATGACACATCTGGGGAGTACAAACGCACCCTCCTGAGACTGTGTGGAGGAGATGATGA TATGGCAGGGGAGTTCTTCCCAGAAGCTGCACAGATTGCCTACAAGATGTGGGAAATCAGCGCCACGACCAAAATCCAG TTAAGAGGAACTGTGCGACCATATCAAAATTTTGACCCTGCGAGTGATGCGCAAGCTCTGAGAAAAGCAATGAAGGGGTTTG GCACCGATGAAGATACGATTATTGACATTGTGGCAAACAGGAGCAATGAACAGAGACAGGAGATCAGACAGACTTTCAAATCTCTTTTGGGACGG GATCTCATGGCTGACCTAAAATCAGAACTGTCCAAAAACCTTCAAAGACTCATTCTGGGTCTCATGATGACCCCAGCAGAGTTTGACGCCAAGATGATGAAGAAAGCCATGGAG ggTGCAGGGACTGATGAACATGCCCTGATTGAGATCCTGGTCACTAGGGGCAACCAGGAAATTCAGGAGATGTGTTCTGCCTATCAGAGTG cttttaaaaaaagtttggaggACGCCATCGCATCGGATACATCTGGGCATTTCAAAAGGATCCTGATCGCTTTGGCACAG GGAGCCCGTGAAGACGGCCCAGTCGACATGGCCAGGGCCTTGGAAGATGCCCAA GAACTGGCAGAGGCATGCAACGCAGACTCTGGTGACATGGAGGACAAGTTCATGAGTATCCTGTGCACAAGGAGTTTCCCTCACCTGAGGAAAG TGTTCCAGGAATTTGTGAGGTGCAGCAACAAAGATATCGAACAAATCATAAAGAAGGAGATGTCAGGAGATGTTAAAAATGCCATGTTTGCTATCG TGCGAAGTGTGAAGAATCAGCCATCTTACTTTGCTGACCGACTGTACAAAGCCATGAAG GGGCTGGGAACAGACGACAGGGCTCTCATCCGGATCATGGTGTCCCGCTCTGAGATTGACCTCTTCAACATCCGCAAAGAGTTCAAGGACACCCATGAAGCCTCTTTGCATGAATTCATCCAGGTAGAGGCGTTCGTT
- the anxa6 gene encoding annexin A6 isoform X2, whose product MGKGFRGIIVDHPDFDAGSDAEALYDAMKGIGSDKDAILDLITLRSNAQRQEIRSAYKSQYGKDLIDDLKYELTGKFERLIVGLMRPPAYHDAKEIKDAIKGAGTDEKCLIEILASRTNEQIHDLVAAYKDAYGRDLEEDVIGDTSGHFKKMLVVLLQGTREEDDVVSEDLVEQDAQDLYDAGEAQWGTDEAKFIMLLGNRSVTHLQLVFDEYQKIAEKSIEDSIKSELSGDFERLMLAVVQCIRSKPMFFARRLYKSMKGLGTADNTLIRIMVSRAEIDMLDIRECFRLRYEKSLYNMIQDDTSGEYKRTLLRLCGGDDDMAGEFFPEAAQIAYKMWEISATTKIQLRGTVRPYQNFDPASDAQALRKAMKGFGTDEDTIIDIVANRSNEQRQEIRQTFKSLLGRDLMADLKSELSKNLQRLILGLMMTPAEFDAKMMKKAMEGAGTDEHALIEILVTRGNQEIQEMCSAYQSAFKKSLEDAIASDTSGHFKRILIALAQGAREDGPVDMARALEDAQELAEACNADSGDMEDKFMSILCTRSFPHLRKVFQEFVRCSNKDIEQIIKKEMSGDVKNAMFAIVRSVKNQPSYFADRLYKAMKGLGTDDRALIRIMVSRSEIDLFNIRKEFKDTHEASLHEFIQGDTSGDYRKTLLILCGGED is encoded by the exons ATGGGCAAA gGATTCAGAGGTATAATTGTAGATCACCCTGACTTTGATGCAGGCAGTGATGCAGAGGCCCTCTATGATGCCATGAAAGGCATTG GAAGTGACAAGGATGCCATCTTAGACCTGATTACCTTACGAAGCAATGCTCAGAGGCAGGAGATCCGCTCTGCCTACAAATCACAATATGGGAAG GATTTAATTGATGATCTGAAATACGAGCTGACTGGGAAGTTTGAACGTCTGATCGTGGGTTTGATGAGACCTCCTGCTTATCATGATGCCAAAGAAATCAAGGATGCCATTAAG GGAGCAGGAAcagatgagaaatgtttgattGAAATTCTCGCTTCACGAACTAATGAGCAGATTCATGATCTGGTGGCAGCATACAAAGAtg CGTATGGCAGAGACCTTGAAGAGGACGTTATAGGGGACACATCTGGACATTTTAAGAAGATGCTGGTTGTTTTGCTTCAG GGGACCAGAGAGGAAGATGATGTTGTTAGTGAAGACCTCGTGGAGCAAGATGCTCAA GACCTGTATGACGCAGGAGAGGCACAGTGGGGCACAGACGAGGCCAAATTCATCATGCTTCTGGGAAACCGTAGTGTGACCCATTTGCAGTTGG TATTTGATGAATACCAGAAAATTGCTGAGAAATCCATTGAAGACAGTATTAAGAGTGAGCTCTCCGGAGACTTCGAAAGACTGATGCTGGCTGTTG TTCAGTGCATCAGGAGTAAGCCCATGTTCTTCGCCAGACGCCTTTACAAATCCATGAAG GGTCTGGGCACAGCTGATAACACTCTGATTCGCATTATGGTCTCTCGCGCTGAGATTGACATGCTGGACATCAGAGAGTGCTTCAGACTGCGCTATGAGAAGTCTCTGTACAACATGATTCAG GATGACACATCTGGGGAGTACAAACGCACCCTCCTGAGACTGTGTGGAGGAGATGATGA TATGGCAGGGGAGTTCTTCCCAGAAGCTGCACAGATTGCCTACAAGATGTGGGAAATCAGCGCCACGACCAAAATCCAG TTAAGAGGAACTGTGCGACCATATCAAAATTTTGACCCTGCGAGTGATGCGCAAGCTCTGAGAAAAGCAATGAAGGGGTTTG GCACCGATGAAGATACGATTATTGACATTGTGGCAAACAGGAGCAATGAACAGAGACAGGAGATCAGACAGACTTTCAAATCTCTTTTGGGACGG GATCTCATGGCTGACCTAAAATCAGAACTGTCCAAAAACCTTCAAAGACTCATTCTGGGTCTCATGATGACCCCAGCAGAGTTTGACGCCAAGATGATGAAGAAAGCCATGGAG ggTGCAGGGACTGATGAACATGCCCTGATTGAGATCCTGGTCACTAGGGGCAACCAGGAAATTCAGGAGATGTGTTCTGCCTATCAGAGTG cttttaaaaaaagtttggaggACGCCATCGCATCGGATACATCTGGGCATTTCAAAAGGATCCTGATCGCTTTGGCACAG GGAGCCCGTGAAGACGGCCCAGTCGACATGGCCAGGGCCTTGGAAGATGCCCAA GAACTGGCAGAGGCATGCAACGCAGACTCTGGTGACATGGAGGACAAGTTCATGAGTATCCTGTGCACAAGGAGTTTCCCTCACCTGAGGAAAG TGTTCCAGGAATTTGTGAGGTGCAGCAACAAAGATATCGAACAAATCATAAAGAAGGAGATGTCAGGAGATGTTAAAAATGCCATGTTTGCTATCG TGCGAAGTGTGAAGAATCAGCCATCTTACTTTGCTGACCGACTGTACAAAGCCATGAAG GGGCTGGGAACAGACGACAGGGCTCTCATCCGGATCATGGTGTCCCGCTCTGAGATTGACCTCTTCAACATCCGCAAAGAGTTCAAGGACACCCATGAAGCCTCTTTGCATGAATTCATCCAG
- the anxa6 gene encoding annexin A6 isoform X3 → MSVLLLKYGFQGAGTDEKCLIEILASRTNEQIHDLVAAYKDAYGRDLEEDVIGDTSGHFKKMLVVLLQGTREEDDVVSEDLVEQDAQDLYDAGEAQWGTDEAKFIMLLGNRSVTHLQLVFDEYQKIAEKSIEDSIKSELSGDFERLMLAVVQCIRSKPMFFARRLYKSMKGLGTADNTLIRIMVSRAEIDMLDIRECFRLRYEKSLYNMIQDDTSGEYKRTLLRLCGGDDDMAGEFFPEAAQIAYKMWEISATTKIQLRGTVRPYQNFDPASDAQALRKAMKGFGTDEDTIIDIVANRSNEQRQEIRQTFKSLLGRDLMADLKSELSKNLQRLILGLMMTPAEFDAKMMKKAMEGAGTDEHALIEILVTRGNQEIQEMCSAYQSAFKKSLEDAIASDTSGHFKRILIALAQGAREDGPVDMARALEDAQELAEACNADSGDMEDKFMSILCTRSFPHLRKVFQEFVRCSNKDIEQIIKKEMSGDVKNAMFAIVRSVKNQPSYFADRLYKAMKGLGTDDRALIRIMVSRSEIDLFNIRKEFKDTHEASLHEFIQVEAFVGDTSGDYRKTLLILCGGED, encoded by the exons Atgtctgtacttttactcaagtatggttttcag GGAGCAGGAAcagatgagaaatgtttgattGAAATTCTCGCTTCACGAACTAATGAGCAGATTCATGATCTGGTGGCAGCATACAAAGAtg CGTATGGCAGAGACCTTGAAGAGGACGTTATAGGGGACACATCTGGACATTTTAAGAAGATGCTGGTTGTTTTGCTTCAG GGGACCAGAGAGGAAGATGATGTTGTTAGTGAAGACCTCGTGGAGCAAGATGCTCAA GACCTGTATGACGCAGGAGAGGCACAGTGGGGCACAGACGAGGCCAAATTCATCATGCTTCTGGGAAACCGTAGTGTGACCCATTTGCAGTTGG TATTTGATGAATACCAGAAAATTGCTGAGAAATCCATTGAAGACAGTATTAAGAGTGAGCTCTCCGGAGACTTCGAAAGACTGATGCTGGCTGTTG TTCAGTGCATCAGGAGTAAGCCCATGTTCTTCGCCAGACGCCTTTACAAATCCATGAAG GGTCTGGGCACAGCTGATAACACTCTGATTCGCATTATGGTCTCTCGCGCTGAGATTGACATGCTGGACATCAGAGAGTGCTTCAGACTGCGCTATGAGAAGTCTCTGTACAACATGATTCAG GATGACACATCTGGGGAGTACAAACGCACCCTCCTGAGACTGTGTGGAGGAGATGATGA TATGGCAGGGGAGTTCTTCCCAGAAGCTGCACAGATTGCCTACAAGATGTGGGAAATCAGCGCCACGACCAAAATCCAG TTAAGAGGAACTGTGCGACCATATCAAAATTTTGACCCTGCGAGTGATGCGCAAGCTCTGAGAAAAGCAATGAAGGGGTTTG GCACCGATGAAGATACGATTATTGACATTGTGGCAAACAGGAGCAATGAACAGAGACAGGAGATCAGACAGACTTTCAAATCTCTTTTGGGACGG GATCTCATGGCTGACCTAAAATCAGAACTGTCCAAAAACCTTCAAAGACTCATTCTGGGTCTCATGATGACCCCAGCAGAGTTTGACGCCAAGATGATGAAGAAAGCCATGGAG ggTGCAGGGACTGATGAACATGCCCTGATTGAGATCCTGGTCACTAGGGGCAACCAGGAAATTCAGGAGATGTGTTCTGCCTATCAGAGTG cttttaaaaaaagtttggaggACGCCATCGCATCGGATACATCTGGGCATTTCAAAAGGATCCTGATCGCTTTGGCACAG GGAGCCCGTGAAGACGGCCCAGTCGACATGGCCAGGGCCTTGGAAGATGCCCAA GAACTGGCAGAGGCATGCAACGCAGACTCTGGTGACATGGAGGACAAGTTCATGAGTATCCTGTGCACAAGGAGTTTCCCTCACCTGAGGAAAG TGTTCCAGGAATTTGTGAGGTGCAGCAACAAAGATATCGAACAAATCATAAAGAAGGAGATGTCAGGAGATGTTAAAAATGCCATGTTTGCTATCG TGCGAAGTGTGAAGAATCAGCCATCTTACTTTGCTGACCGACTGTACAAAGCCATGAAG GGGCTGGGAACAGACGACAGGGCTCTCATCCGGATCATGGTGTCCCGCTCTGAGATTGACCTCTTCAACATCCGCAAAGAGTTCAAGGACACCCATGAAGCCTCTTTGCATGAATTCATCCAGGTAGAGGCGTTCGTT